Proteins found in one Nitratiruptor sp. SB155-2 genomic segment:
- a CDS encoding epoxyqueuosine reductase QueH: MLVHICCSVDSHFFLEKLKEKYPDEKLIGFFYDPNIHPYSEYKLRLLDVERSCKKLGIELIEGEYDYESWLQAVRGLENEPEKGERCKVCFDKRLQRAAQKAKEIGEKRYTTTLLVSPLKSQEQLKQSGAEVDQKLGTEFVFVDFRSFGGTQQQAKVTKEQQLYRQDYCGCLFGLSQQRAHQQVMMAEMIEPITRQILPGSINERLQMYQKRVELEEQGIGYKIVRKRFLNYRLLRAFVRIEKEVVPSYILSYSHLRRDFAKAKIEEIIDGIGYANRDEIKIVDLDYINRYMEKPFSNVKELAFRGLPWQLEQKIRFDIEGFANSLSPIVVLDKIPDKKFEIYIEAQSYKDVKETLVIKD, encoded by the coding sequence ATGCTAGTGCATATCTGTTGCAGTGTGGATAGTCACTTTTTTTTGGAAAAATTGAAAGAGAAATATCCCGATGAGAAGCTTATCGGATTTTTTTATGATCCGAACATTCATCCTTACAGTGAGTACAAACTGCGTCTATTGGATGTGGAGCGAAGCTGTAAGAAACTCGGTATCGAGCTGATTGAGGGAGAATACGATTACGAGTCGTGGCTGCAGGCGGTGCGAGGTTTGGAGAACGAGCCTGAAAAGGGAGAGCGGTGCAAAGTCTGTTTTGATAAAAGGCTGCAAAGAGCCGCACAAAAGGCAAAAGAGATAGGAGAAAAGCGATATACGACAACTTTGCTTGTCAGTCCTCTCAAATCTCAAGAACAGCTCAAGCAAAGTGGTGCGGAAGTTGATCAAAAACTCGGAACGGAGTTTGTGTTCGTGGATTTTCGCTCTTTTGGCGGGACACAACAACAGGCCAAAGTGACAAAAGAGCAGCAGCTCTACAGGCAAGATTATTGTGGTTGCCTCTTTGGGCTTTCCCAGCAAAGAGCACATCAGCAAGTGATGATGGCTGAGATGATTGAACCGATTACCAGACAGATACTTCCAGGATCTATCAATGAACGATTGCAGATGTATCAAAAAAGAGTGGAATTGGAAGAGCAAGGGATTGGATATAAGATCGTACGAAAGCGTTTTTTGAACTATCGATTGCTGAGAGCTTTTGTAAGAATTGAGAAAGAGGTGGTTCCAAGTTATATATTGAGCTACTCCCATCTTCGAAGAGATTTTGCCAAGGCTAAGATAGAAGAGATTATCGATGGTATTGGATATGCCAACAGAGATGAAATAAAAATAGTAGATCTTGATTATATCAATAGATACATGGAAAAACCATTTTCAAATGTAAAAGAGCTTGCATTCCGAGGTTTACCATGGCAGTTGGAACAAAAAATCCGATTTGATATTGAAGGATTCGCGAACAGTTTGTCTCCTATTGTTGTTTTAGATAAAATTCCAGATAAAAAGTTTGAGATATATATAGAAGCACAAAGCTATAAAGATGTAAAAGAGACTCTTGTCATAAAGGATTGA
- a CDS encoding NAD(+) synthase encodes MFGFIRVAAISPKLFLADIEANTKHICSLIQSQKEVAITLFPELCITGYTMGDLFFQEIVHQKILEALEEIKKCVMDGVVIVGAPLWYKERLYNCAVVMQNQKIVGIVPKSYLANYREFYEKRWFHSGKDIKGATLLDVPFGTDLLFRYKELCFGLEICEDLWTLTPPSFTMAAAGANVIFNLSASDELVGKHAYRKELVKTQSARIVGAYVYASSGVGESSSDLCYSGATIIAENGSILAEGERFVFDDVVTIADIDIEKLKILRQSETSFGDADVQNFREVALSPLPETKDVKRPYNPHPFVPPKNMREEVCHEIFSIQSSALARRVMHIAKETKLVIGVSGGLDSTLALLVCAKVCEILQKPYSDIVGVSMPGFGTTDATKKSARKLCEAIGVTYKQIDITKSVLRHFEDIDHDPDICDVTYENAQARERTQILMDLANEVGGIVIGTGDLSEIALGFATYNGDHMAMYNVNAGVPKTLVRYVIEWVAMQQTDITQILLEIINRPVSPELLPAKNGKITQKTEDIIGPYELHDFFLYHFLKYGAEPKKIVAMAKVAFEEKYDECMIKKWLKLFLKRFFANQFKRNAMPDGVKVGTIALSPRGDWRMPSDANVKIWLHELGDEC; translated from the coding sequence ATGTTTGGATTTATCCGTGTTGCTGCCATTTCGCCAAAGCTCTTTTTAGCCGATATAGAAGCAAATACAAAGCATATCTGTTCGCTTATTCAGTCGCAAAAAGAGGTGGCGATTACTCTTTTCCCTGAGCTTTGTATCACCGGATATACGATGGGTGATCTCTTTTTTCAAGAGATTGTGCACCAAAAGATATTGGAGGCGCTTGAAGAGATCAAAAAGTGTGTGATGGATGGCGTGGTTATTGTAGGAGCCCCCCTTTGGTACAAAGAGAGGCTCTATAACTGTGCAGTAGTCATGCAAAATCAAAAAATTGTAGGCATTGTTCCAAAAAGCTATCTAGCAAACTACCGGGAATTTTATGAAAAACGGTGGTTTCATAGCGGCAAAGATATAAAAGGTGCCACACTGCTTGATGTCCCATTTGGAACAGATCTTCTTTTTCGCTATAAAGAACTCTGTTTTGGCCTAGAGATTTGCGAAGATCTCTGGACGCTCACTCCTCCATCTTTTACTATGGCTGCGGCTGGAGCAAATGTGATATTCAACCTCTCAGCCAGTGATGAGCTTGTTGGAAAGCATGCTTATAGAAAAGAGCTTGTGAAAACACAGAGTGCCAGGATTGTCGGAGCCTATGTCTATGCCAGTAGTGGTGTTGGTGAAAGCAGTAGTGATCTTTGTTACAGCGGAGCTACCATTATTGCAGAAAATGGATCGATTCTGGCCGAAGGGGAACGATTTGTTTTTGATGATGTGGTAACAATAGCCGATATCGATATTGAAAAACTGAAAATTTTACGCCAAAGTGAGACAAGTTTCGGTGATGCGGATGTGCAAAATTTTCGAGAAGTTGCGCTTTCGCCCCTTCCTGAGACAAAAGATGTAAAAAGACCATATAATCCACACCCTTTCGTTCCTCCTAAAAATATGAGAGAGGAAGTGTGCCATGAAATTTTTTCTATCCAATCTTCTGCCCTCGCTCGAAGAGTGATGCATATAGCAAAAGAGACGAAACTGGTTATTGGTGTCAGTGGAGGGCTTGATTCCACCTTGGCGTTGTTAGTCTGTGCAAAAGTGTGTGAGATTTTACAAAAACCGTACTCTGATATCGTAGGCGTTTCCATGCCTGGATTTGGAACGACAGATGCAACGAAAAAGAGTGCACGAAAGCTCTGTGAAGCGATTGGGGTAACATACAAACAGATCGATATAACAAAAAGTGTTTTACGACACTTCGAAGATATCGATCACGATCCCGATATTTGTGATGTAACCTATGAGAATGCTCAGGCAAGAGAGAGAACGCAGATCTTGATGGATTTGGCCAATGAAGTGGGCGGTATTGTCATAGGGACTGGGGATCTGAGTGAAATCGCTCTTGGCTTTGCTACCTACAATGGCGATCATATGGCCATGTACAATGTCAATGCCGGTGTACCAAAAACCCTCGTTCGCTATGTGATAGAGTGGGTGGCAATGCAGCAAACAGATATAACGCAAATACTTCTTGAAATTATCAATCGTCCGGTGTCTCCGGAGTTGCTTCCAGCCAAAAATGGCAAAATAACTCAAAAGACGGAAGATATCATAGGACCTTATGAACTCCATGACTTTTTCCTCTACCATTTTTTAAAATATGGAGCAGAACCTAAGAAGATCGTTGCAATGGCAAAGGTAGCGTTTGAAGAAAAATATGATGAATGTATGATCAAAAAATGGCTAAAGCTCTTTTTAAAACGCTTCTTTGCCAACCAGTTCAAACGAAATGCGATGCCAGATGGCGTTAAAGTTGGTACGATAGCTCTTTCTCCAAGAGGGGATTGGCGTATGCCAAGCGATGCAAATGTAAAAATCTGGTTGCATGAATTGGGGGATGAATGCTAG
- a CDS encoding peptidylprolyl isomerase, with translation MFGKKLKTYDLSDVQKYQWAHIKVKDKGDIWIKLFPEEVPNTVANFAHLANSGFYDGLTFHRVIKGFMAQGGCPEGTGRGGPGWAIACETDKNVHKHKRGAISMAHAGKDTGGSQFFICFVDCPHLDGVHTVFGQIPEDDAESLMTLDMIDQNDIMEKVEVKEDRD, from the coding sequence ATTTTTGGAAAAAAATTAAAAACGTATGACTTGAGTGATGTTCAAAAGTATCAATGGGCCCATATCAAGGTTAAGGATAAAGGCGATATCTGGATCAAACTCTTTCCCGAAGAGGTTCCAAATACGGTAGCGAACTTTGCTCATTTGGCAAACAGTGGATTTTACGATGGACTCACGTTTCACAGAGTCATCAAAGGTTTCATGGCACAAGGTGGATGTCCTGAAGGAACGGGCAGGGGAGGACCAGGTTGGGCGATAGCGTGTGAAACAGATAAAAATGTACATAAACATAAGCGTGGAGCAATTTCTATGGCCCATGCGGGAAAAGATACGGGAGGTAGCCAGTTTTTTATCTGTTTCGTGGACTGTCCCCATTTAGATGGCGTTCATACCGTATTTGGACAGATTCCGGAAGATGATGCCGAGTCTCTCATGACACTCGATATGATTGATCAAAACGATATCATGGAAAAAGTGGAAGTGAAAGAGGATAGAGACTAG
- a CDS encoding OmpP1/FadL family transporter, with protein MKKIVLAVGSASILAFGAAYKIPEQSARSIALAGAYVAAPKDADAAYFNPANMAFMDDANYMELSFTGAYLSKVDFDGQQVTNPGPPPTLIPASAKSQSQQYLIPHFHYVSQKFGKFRFGMSVTTPAGFAKKWDKAPQTWSAREFTLRTAQVMPSFSYLVNENFAVGGGIRVVFTDGKIRFDHPVLGTYDMDGDIQTRYGYELAATYRLEGLTLAATFNSKIDLKEKGNVVHNGTTKTKGRTEVPLPATLALAAAVEVNEKATVEFVYERTFWSSYEKLIMTFEDPTVPTVVSEKNWDDTNTFRLGLTYKNSAKLTTMYGIAYDQAPIPAQTLGYELPDSDAIVFSLGALYEIQKDLKLGISYLADYKIGRTLSLGENKNGIVGTFGDGVAAQLLNLSLNYKF; from the coding sequence ATGAAGAAAATCGTTCTAGCAGTTGGAAGTGCCTCAATACTCGCTTTTGGTGCAGCCTATAAAATTCCAGAACAGTCTGCCAGGAGCATCGCACTTGCCGGAGCCTACGTTGCAGCACCGAAAGATGCTGATGCTGCTTACTTCAACCCGGCCAATATGGCTTTTATGGATGATGCAAACTATATGGAGCTCAGTTTTACAGGTGCGTATCTTTCAAAAGTCGATTTTGATGGGCAACAAGTGACAAATCCGGGACCTCCTCCTACTTTAATCCCCGCATCTGCAAAAAGCCAGTCTCAACAATATCTTATTCCTCATTTCCATTATGTCAGCCAAAAGTTTGGAAAATTTCGATTTGGTATGAGTGTCACAACACCTGCCGGTTTTGCCAAAAAGTGGGACAAAGCACCACAAACTTGGAGCGCAAGGGAATTTACCCTAAGAACTGCTCAGGTGATGCCGAGTTTTAGTTACCTTGTCAATGAGAATTTCGCAGTTGGCGGTGGCATCCGGGTTGTATTTACCGACGGCAAAATCAGATTCGATCATCCTGTACTAGGCACATACGATATGGATGGCGATATTCAGACGCGATACGGCTATGAACTGGCTGCCACGTACAGATTAGAAGGTCTTACCCTTGCAGCTACGTTCAATTCAAAAATCGATCTCAAAGAGAAAGGAAATGTGGTTCATAACGGGACGACAAAAACGAAAGGTCGTACCGAAGTTCCCCTTCCGGCAACTCTTGCTTTGGCAGCGGCAGTTGAAGTGAACGAAAAGGCAACAGTCGAGTTTGTGTATGAGCGAACCTTTTGGAGCAGTTATGAGAAGCTCATTATGACATTCGAAGACCCTACTGTACCGACTGTCGTTTCTGAAAAAAACTGGGATGATACCAACACGTTCCGCTTGGGTTTGACATATAAAAACAGTGCAAAATTGACCACTATGTATGGTATCGCTTATGACCAAGCACCGATTCCAGCCCAAACCCTAGGATATGAGCTCCCTGATAGTGATGCGATCGTTTTTTCTCTTGGAGCTCTCTATGAAATACAAAAGGATTTGAAACTTGGAATCTCCTATCTTGCAGACTATAAAATCGGACGAACTCTTTCTCTTGGAGAGAACAAAAATGGAATCGTTGGAACTTTTGGAGATGGCGTTGCGGCACAGCTGCTCAATCTCTCACTGAACTATAAATTTTAA